Within the Sphingobium baderi genome, the region ACACCGCCGGACATGGCAACGACGATGCGCCGCGCATCGAGCGGCTCCGGCAACTGGAATTCTGGCTGCATGGGCACGCATATAGTCGCCCTTCCCCTCCGGTTCCAGCGGGATTCCCACTCGCAGTCAACGGAAACATGCCCGCAAAACATGCGACGAACCGTTGGCGGGTTTACCGAGCCTTATCCTTTTCCCTCTACATCCCCTGCCATGGACTTGGGATTCATTCGAGGCGGCGGGTTCAGTTCCGCCAACGCCAGACCCGTCAGCCTGCCGCATGTGCCGGTATGGCCCCTGCTTCGCGCCACATCGGCTGCGGCGCAGGCCGCCAGCCCGACGGCACAGGCCGTGGCGGGCCTTTTGCGGGGGCAGGAGGGAATGCAGGACTGGGTTCAGGAACTGGCGGGAATCTTCGCGCCACGTTCCGGCGGCATGATCGAGGCCGTTCACCTTGGGGGCAGCTTCAACCCGCTGGTCGCAAGCCGGTTAAGGGGAGGCAAGGATGATGAAGGAGGTGTTTACCGTGGCGCTTTAGCCGATCTTCAGGGCTGACGCGCATAAGGGAACCACTTTCCAAAATCGGCAATGCCAGTGCCGCTATTTGAGGGTTAGAATGATTGAAAACCAGAAAATCCGACCTGCACAGGTCGTCGGGCCGCTCGGAGAACCCCTAACTCTGGACAGCCTGCCCCCCGCGAACACAACGCGTTGGGTCGTGCGCCGCAAGGCCGAGGTAGTCGCCGCCGTGAATGGCGGGCTGCTGAGCGTGGACGAAGCGTGCAAACGCTATGACCTGACGCTGGAAGAATTCGCAAGCTGGCAGCGCGCGGTCGACCGGTCGGGCATGCATGGCCTGCGCGTCACCCGCATCCAATATTATAAATCCCTCTACGAACGGCAGCAGCGTTACTGAACAGGCGCTCTCCACCGGAAAGAAAGGCCGCGGGACAGCATCCTGCGGCCTTTTTTATGTCAGGCGCTCCCGATATGCGCGAATCGTTTTTCAGGCGAAATTTTTCTCAAGGAACGGAAAGCCGCTTTCTCCGTTGAATGCATCAGCCAACCCGCTTGGGGGCGCTGGTGCAAGGAGAGAGAAATATGGGCATTATCTTGTGGCTTATCGTCGGCGGTGTCATCGGCTGGCTCGCCAGCATGGTCATGCGGACCGACGCGCAACAGGGCATATTGCTGAACATCGTGGTCGGCATTGTCGGCGCGTTCGTCGGCGGCCTCATCTTCAGCGGCGGGTCGATCAATGACGGACTGACCGTATACAGCTTCCTCGTCTCGCTGGTCGGCGCGATCATCCTGCTAGCGATCGTGAATCTGATAAGACGCGGATCGGTGCGTTAAAAAAAGGCACCCTGTTTGGATCGCAAAAAAGGGCCGCTCTATCCCCCGCTTAGGAGGATGGAGCGGCCCTTTCCCGTCACTCTTCCGCTCCGTCAGCGGCGCGCCGCGAACAGGCGATAGATTGCCAATATGACGACCGATCCCACGATAGCGGCCATGAAACCGGCGGACTCGTCGGGGCCATAGAAGCCCGCCAGCCGCCCGGCATAACCAGCCAGAAGGGCGCCTGCCGTCCCTAGCAGCATCGTCACGATGCAACCGCCCGGGTCGCGGCCCGGCATGATGAGCCGCGCCACCGCTCCAGCCAGCAAGCCGAGGAGAATCCATCCCATCAATTCCATATGCGCCTCCATCCGCCCCTTCACCAAAGCGATTGCATCACGCCCGCGACCTCTTGCAAGAGCAGGTTCCGCCGCTGTCGAGAATCGCTTTGCCGACCGCTCTTATCCCATGATATTGGGGCTTGAGACCAGTGATATATTCATATAATACAGCGCCCCGAAACAGGCACCGCGCCGGAGAGATGGAATCGGCATGAATTACGAAACTCCGCTGGCGAGCGAGGACGCCGCGCTTGTCGACGATGGGTCGATTCAGCCCGGCGGGCGCCGGTGGCTGCCGATCGCAGCGGGCGCAGCCATCGCCCTCATCATTCTGGCGCTCTGGCTGTCGATGCATGGAAAACCGGCAGCAGGCGACGATTCTGCTGCACAGACCATTCCAGCCGTCACCGTCATCAGCCCGGGTTCGTCAGACGTCGAACGCACCGTCAACGCGACCGGCTCGCTGGCGGCCCGCGTCGAAATGCCGGTCGGCGTCATCGGCGAAGGCGGGGAAGTGCGGCAGGTTTTGGTGCAACCGGGCGACTGGGTGCGCGCGGGCCAGACGCTCGCGGTGATCGAACGCTCCGTGC harbors:
- a CDS encoding DUF1153 domain-containing protein; the encoded protein is MIENQKIRPAQVVGPLGEPLTLDSLPPANTTRWVVRRKAEVVAAVNGGLLSVDEACKRYDLTLEEFASWQRAVDRSGMHGLRVTRIQYYKSLYERQQRY
- a CDS encoding GlsB/YeaQ/YmgE family stress response membrane protein codes for the protein MGIILWLIVGGVIGWLASMVMRTDAQQGILLNIVVGIVGAFVGGLIFSGGSINDGLTVYSFLVSLVGAIILLAIVNLIRRGSVR
- a CDS encoding GlsB/YeaQ/YmgE family stress response membrane protein — translated: MELMGWILLGLLAGAVARLIMPGRDPGGCIVTMLLGTAGALLAGYAGRLAGFYGPDESAGFMAAIVGSVVILAIYRLFAARR